The Streptomyces pactum genome contains a region encoding:
- a CDS encoding GH1 family beta-glucosidase, which yields MATDPSTVTNPVPRFPDGFLWGVSTSAHQIEGAAGTRGPSVWDVFTSEPGRVKDGSTAAVACDHYHRYREDVALLADLGVDAYRFSVSWPRVDSPGGLGFYDRLVDELCAAGVRPVATLFHWDLPVGLDWLERDTASRFAEYVTRVADRLGDRVGKWITLNEPAEHTLLGHALGVHAPGRKLLFDALPAAHHQLLAHGLAVRALRACGAGDVGIANSHGPTWPASDDPADLEAAEFYDVLLNRLFADPVLTGRYPDGIGELMPGDVRADLEIIGEPLDWYGVNYYAPARVGAPQGAETESGGLALPAELPFSVREIEGRPLTDFGWPVVPEGLTELLTGFRDRYGDRLPPVVITENGCSYEGLDDQDRITYLDGHVRALHRALEAGVDVRGYFVWSLLDNFEWAEGYGRRFGLVHVDFATRERTPKASYGWFREVLRGQRRPPG from the coding sequence ATGGCGACTGATCCGAGCACGGTGACGAACCCGGTACCCCGGTTCCCGGACGGCTTCCTGTGGGGCGTGTCGACCTCGGCGCACCAGATCGAGGGCGCGGCCGGAACGCGGGGACCGTCGGTGTGGGACGTCTTCACGTCCGAGCCGGGGCGGGTGAAGGACGGCTCGACGGCGGCGGTGGCCTGCGACCACTACCACCGCTACCGCGAGGACGTGGCGCTGCTGGCGGACCTGGGGGTGGACGCGTACCGCTTCTCGGTCTCCTGGCCGCGGGTGGACTCCCCCGGCGGCCTCGGCTTCTACGACCGGCTGGTCGACGAGCTGTGCGCGGCGGGCGTCCGGCCGGTGGCGACGCTCTTCCACTGGGATCTGCCGGTGGGCCTGGACTGGCTGGAACGGGACACGGCGTCGCGCTTCGCGGAGTACGTGACGCGGGTCGCGGACCGGCTCGGCGACCGCGTCGGCAAGTGGATCACTCTCAACGAGCCCGCCGAGCACACCCTGCTGGGCCACGCCCTCGGCGTGCACGCCCCCGGCCGGAAGCTGCTGTTCGACGCCCTGCCGGCGGCCCACCACCAGCTCCTCGCACACGGCCTGGCGGTGCGGGCGCTGCGCGCCTGTGGCGCCGGGGACGTCGGGATCGCCAACTCGCACGGACCGACCTGGCCGGCGTCGGACGACCCGGCCGACCTGGAGGCGGCGGAGTTCTACGACGTCCTCCTGAACCGGCTGTTCGCCGACCCGGTACTGACCGGGCGGTACCCGGACGGCATCGGGGAGCTGATGCCGGGGGACGTGCGGGCGGACCTGGAGATCATCGGCGAGCCGCTGGACTGGTACGGCGTGAACTACTACGCGCCGGCCCGGGTGGGCGCTCCGCAGGGCGCGGAGACCGAGTCCGGCGGTCTGGCGCTCCCTGCGGAACTGCCCTTCTCGGTGCGCGAGATCGAGGGCCGGCCACTGACCGACTTCGGCTGGCCCGTCGTCCCCGAGGGGCTGACGGAACTGCTCACCGGCTTCCGCGACCGCTACGGCGACCGGCTCCCGCCCGTCGTCATCACCGAGAACGGCTGCTCCTACGAGGGACTCGACGACCAGGACCGCATCACCTACCTCGACGGGCACGTCCGCGCCCTGCACCGTGCGCTGGAGGCGGGCGTGGACGTGCGCGGCTACTTCGTGTGGTCGCTGCTGGACAACTTCGAGTGGGCGGAGGGGTACGGGCGCCGGTTCGGACTGGTGCACGTCGACTTCGCCACCCGGGAACGCACGCCCAAGGCGTCGTACGGCTGGTTCAGGGAGGTCCTGCGGGGCCAGCGGCGGCCGCCCGGATGA
- a CDS encoding protealysin inhibitor emfourin, producing the protein MRIQVRRTGGFAGIERHAEVETAGRPDSDEWHALAERAAADGRSTPPVGVPDGFSYQITVDGKTVYAADPRLTDEQRRLISWVLKEGA; encoded by the coding sequence ATGCGGATTCAGGTGAGGCGCACAGGAGGCTTCGCGGGCATCGAACGCCACGCGGAGGTCGAGACCGCGGGACGCCCCGACTCGGACGAGTGGCACGCCCTGGCGGAGCGGGCGGCCGCCGACGGACGGAGCACCCCGCCCGTCGGAGTGCCGGACGGGTTCAGCTACCAGATCACCGTGGACGGGAAGACGGTGTACGCCGCCGATCCCCGGCTGACGGACGAGCAGCGGAGGCTGATCTCGTGGGTACTGAAGGAAGGGGCGTGA
- a CDS encoding M4 family metallopeptidase: MTTYGGFEPVFCTIVPPHVLDKLAQHEDPVLAGPARRTLQRDAFERTHRSLTTVIGAPAVAPRAGAEPEKPQRTVFDARHGTDLPGRKVRGEGEEPGKDATVNRAYAGLGATFEHFLKVYGRNSIDGAGLPLDATVHYDREYNNAFWNGEQMVFGDGDGEVFLDFTIPLDVIGHELTHGVTQHTANLTYYGQPGALNESVSDVFGALIKQYSLGQTAAEADWLIGAGLLAPRVTGVALRSMNAPGTAYDDDVLGKDPQPATMDDFVRTGRDNGGVHINSGIPNHAFHLVATALGGHAWERAGLVWYDVLTGGELAQDALFADFATLTVKAARERYGDAEELEAVRKAWEQVGVRTL, translated from the coding sequence ATGACGACATACGGGGGCTTCGAGCCCGTCTTCTGCACCATCGTGCCGCCCCACGTCCTCGACAAGCTCGCCCAGCACGAGGACCCCGTGCTCGCCGGACCCGCCCGCCGGACCCTCCAGCGCGACGCCTTCGAGCGCACCCACCGCTCGCTGACCACGGTCATCGGCGCCCCCGCCGTCGCCCCGCGCGCCGGCGCCGAGCCCGAGAAGCCGCAGCGCACCGTCTTCGACGCCCGGCACGGCACCGACCTGCCGGGCAGGAAGGTGCGCGGCGAGGGCGAGGAACCCGGCAAGGACGCCACCGTGAACCGCGCCTACGCGGGCCTCGGCGCCACCTTCGAGCACTTCCTGAAGGTGTACGGGCGCAACTCCATCGACGGCGCCGGACTGCCGCTGGACGCGACCGTGCACTACGACCGCGAGTACAACAACGCATTCTGGAACGGCGAGCAGATGGTCTTCGGCGACGGCGACGGCGAGGTCTTCCTCGACTTCACCATCCCCCTCGACGTCATCGGCCACGAGCTGACCCACGGCGTCACCCAGCACACCGCCAACCTGACCTACTACGGCCAGCCCGGCGCCCTCAACGAGTCGGTGTCGGATGTCTTCGGCGCCCTCATCAAGCAGTACTCACTCGGCCAGACCGCCGCCGAGGCCGACTGGCTGATCGGCGCCGGGCTGCTCGCCCCGCGCGTCACGGGGGTGGCGCTGCGCTCGATGAACGCGCCGGGCACGGCCTACGACGACGACGTCCTCGGCAAGGACCCGCAGCCCGCGACGATGGACGACTTCGTGCGCACCGGCCGCGACAACGGCGGCGTCCACATCAACTCCGGCATCCCCAACCACGCCTTCCACCTCGTCGCCACCGCGCTCGGCGGACACGCCTGGGAGCGGGCGGGACTGGTCTGGTACGACGTGCTGACCGGCGGCGAGCTGGCGCAGGACGCGCTGTTCGCGGACTTCGCGACCCTGACGGTGAAGGCCGCCCGGGAGCGCTACGGCGACGCCGAGGAGCTGGAGGCGGTGCGCAAGGCCTGGGAGCAGGTCGGGGTGCGCACCCTGTAG